The Populus trichocarpa isolate Nisqually-1 chromosome 2, P.trichocarpa_v4.1, whole genome shotgun sequence genome has a window encoding:
- the LOC7495118 gene encoding uncharacterized protein LOC7495118 — protein MVKVNKVRCKADSRQHRVTPHALSSCSRKAVKSCHLKKKHSKTSEKKDWEGATCSICLEHPHNAVLLLCFSYKKGCRPYMCATSRRFSNCLEQYKKAYTKITPTEGAQQESNSMDHSRPALHVEPANESAEVPELLCPLCRGQVKGWTVVEPARKHLNAKKRTCLQDKCSFAGTYKQLRKHVKAKHPLAQPRAVDPLLKEKWKKFECERERNDVISTIMSSTPGALVLGDYVIEPGYRGIHNDYDSDSDSSLDDGFLSLGSFDRGQSSGFRFRNGYHLDYDSLDEDDYGTRRPGPPGSAAITGRGFHRILLERPRRRWYRGSRGRSY, from the coding sequence ATGGTGAAAGTTAATAAGGTGCGATGCAAGGCTGATTCCCGGCAGCACAGAGTGACACCACATGCATTGTCATCTTGTTCACGGAAGGCTGTTAAAAGTTGCcacttgaagaaaaaacattcaaaaacttCAGAGAAGAAAGATTGGGAAGGTGCTACCTGCTCTATTTGTCTAGAGCATCCTCACAACGCAGTGCTTCTCCTTTGCTTCTCTTATAAAAAGGGCTGCCGTCCATATATGTGTGCCACCAGTCGTCGTTTTTCCAACTGTCTTGAACAATACAAGAAAGCTTATACAAAAATAACTCCTACAGAAGGGGCGCAGCAAGAAAGCAATTCAATGGATCATTCAAGACCCGCTTTGCATGTGGAGCCAGCCAATGAGAGCGCGGAGGTTCCAGAGCTTTTATGTCCACTTTGTCGAGGGCAGGTTAAAGGTTGGACAGTGGTGGAACCAGCTCGTAAGCATCTCAATGCCAAGAAAAGAACCTGCTTGCAGGATAAGTGCTCATTTGCTGGAACTTATAAGCAGCTGAGGAAGCATGTTAAGGCAAAGCACCCATTGGCACAACCTCGAGCTGTGGATCCGTTACtcaaagaaaaatggaagaagTTTGAatgtgaaagagagagaaatgatgtAATCAGCACAATCATGTCATCAACGCCTGGGGCACTGGTGCTTGGTGATTATGTGATTGAGCCGGGGTACCGTGGCATTCATAATGACTACGATTCTGATTCTGATTCATCATTGGATGATGGTTTCTTATCTCTGGGGTCGTTTGATAGAGGGCAGAGTAGTGGCTTCCGCTTTCGTAATGGATATCACCTAGACTATGATTCATTGGATGAGGATGATTATGGGACGCGCCGTCCTGGCCCTCCTGGTTCTGCGGCAATAACTGGACGTGGTTTTCACAGGATACTGCTGGAGAGACCAAGGAGGCGGTGGTATAGAGGTAGTAGAGGTCGAAGCTACTGA